GTTTGCATTTCACGTGCAGTGAGGCTGCATTTCGCTGGAAAGCTGTGTTTTCATCGTTCTTCTTctacttcttcttttatttttacacgCAAAAGCCAGAGTTCTGTGGGAATATTACAAGCGAGACTTTTACATGTAAAACCGGGCTGCTCTGCGATTTGGAACATCCTCTGGGAAGATAAGCGGCTGTTGCGTcctgaaaaaaaactgagattgTGCCACACGGCTCCTCCaagttttctgtcattttcaggGAAAGTGCGCATCGACGGGCTGGAATACCGCAGGAGACTGGCTGCAGAGACTACCCCACTCCCCGCCCCCCTCTCCTCGGTCCGTGGACTGTGCGCTCTGGGACCTTGTCAAACCTGAGAGCGCCAGGCGACGTTAAGAGAAGCCACGTTTCTAAAAGCCGTGCGTAAAAATAACATTGGCCAAGGCAGCCATCGCTGCCGGGCGCGTGACATTTAAAACTTGGTGAAGTGCTCTTTTGTGCGCCCTTCTCTCCCGGGAGCTCCGGATCTATTCTGTCCCTTTCAGAAAACACTTCAGTCCATGCAGCTCTCGCCTCGGCCGCTGTCATCCAGTGCAGACAGTTTCGTCGTGGCTTCGAGTCCTCGGGGTAACCATGACAACCGAGAGAAACCCGAAGTGAATCTGAGGAGCGGGGTGAAGCAGGAGAGAGCGTGAATAGGCGCTCgagttttccctttttttcttttcttttttttgacttAACTCTTTCTGCAGAGAGCGGGGTAGCCCGCTTCCATGCTGCACAGTTGCATCAGCGGGTAAATTGCAAAGTTGAAGGAGCCCTAAAAAGCAAAGCACTCCGCTCCATGTCATTCAAACCCGACGTGGTCTATTAAAAGTATCGCCTTGCTGGTGACTGAACTTCTACTATTTATGAAGCCCCGGGCTGGTGACTGCACAGAACACAGTAACCGGGAAAAGAACTGAGTATTATTCACGCGAGAAGAGCCCGTGCGTTGAACAAGAGGAATTATGGGCTTCTCTCAAACGCTGTTCGTTTACGCGCTGGTTTGCGTTCACCTCGGAGTTTCCCAGCATTACCTTCGCCTCCGCCCTTCGCCCAGCGATCACCTCCCAGTGCCCGACCTGAAGGAGGACCCGGACCCGGAGTACGACCCCCGGGAGCAGGACTTGGTCGAGAGGACTCTGAGGAAAAGACTCGGCAGTAACTTTGACCCCAACTTCATGTCCATCAGCCCCCCCATGCTGGTGAACTTCTCCGCGCCAGATAACCAGGTGAAGCCGCAGGGGCCCATGCCCAACGATATTAAAAAGCTGGACCTCACAGAGACCCCCTATGGAAAGCGGGTAAAAGTGGGCAAGAAAGCCCGTAGGAAATTCCTGCAGTGGCTGTGGACCTATACGCACTGCCCGGTTGTGTACACCTGGAAAGATTTGGGTGTGAGGTTCTGGCCACGTTACATCAAAGAGGGAAACTGTTTCTCTGAGCGCTCGTGCTCCTTCCCCGAGGGGATGTCTTGCAAACCCGTCAAGTCAATCACCAAGATTTTCCTCCGGTGGTATTGTCAAggctttctaaaacagaaatactgtacGTGGATACAGGTGCAATACCCAATCATCTCAGAGTGCAAGTGTTCGTGCTGATTCTCTCTAAGGAAGGAAGtagtagtggtggtggtggcggcggtggtggtggtggtcgacGGGGGAGTGGACTGGAAATACGGTTTCTATTGCACTGTTAACTCTCTACAGAGGTGGGCACCATAGCAAAtctatttttttatatagcatTTTAAGTGAAATACCAACATTGtacatatttaagaaaaatgcaGCTATTTTTTCTAATTGAACCAGGACCATATTTTATTCTCAaccctgacattttttttcggAGGGGAACACGAGCACTTCGTGAGGAAGgagcattttgttttgttgatatttttaagAGACATTGAAAATGGATTGCATATGCTACACTTCTCCAAGAGGtgacctttttcttcttcttcttcaactGAACATTGATGCTGACTGTTATTTCACTGCAATGCTGCCTAGAGTTTTTGTATATTAATatcaataataattaaattgtaaaaaaagaagaagaaaagttgaggttaaagatatatataaaggCGTGAACTCAGCTTTTTTTTGGAATACATAGTATTGTAGGAATAAACAAATCTGTacgttttatttattattttaacgaTTTGTGAGTATAGAGCATAAGGACAGAGAATAGCAGAGTATaccagaataaaaaaaatatgggaGATGTCTACTTGAATAtttctaaaaatgacaaaaaaataaataaataaatacaaaaacccCAACATATCAGTGTACATGTTATGGTTACACGTTTTAGCAATAAAGTCCATCTTTTCAACATGTGTTAGTGTCAACCCATGCTTACACCACTGTGTATATCCAAAGGGGcgtgtacactgtaaaaaaaaaaaaaagctatctaAAAATGTCTCATTAAGCTGTAAAAATCTTTCCTTGCCACAGAGATACGTTTCACTGGTTTCCATTCGGGGTGACTGAAGAGATTTCACATATCAGAGCGATGACGCTGAAGTATTCTTGCAATATTCGTGTGTTTTTCAACCGGAAACCCCTGAAACTGTACCTcgctttattaaaataataaagggTGAAAAGACGTTTGcaaatgatatattttttacagtgtagacgGCCGGGCTCCGAAGTGGAGTGGAGTTACAAACTACTATAAAGTTTCGGTGACTTTGTGTGGACTGTCTGACGCTCCACGCCGTCACAGCGATTTTAGAAAAGGCTGATTTACTACGCTGCTTAATGCGCAACGCATACCTCAAGCGCCTCCACAGACCTGGCATTCATTTGTCTCAACCGGAGAGCGcgcgagagagggagagcgaggggGAGAGGCCACGCACACGCATTCATCTCCAACTCGCTCCTGAGCTCCGAGGTGTTAACATAATGGCTAAAATATGATTCAGACTTTTCAAACAGTGTCAGATGATGAAATCGCAAGAGCAGACGCGCAAAGCCTCCAGTGTCTGgggtctctctgtgttttttacTCTGGAAGCTCCACACAAGTTCCAATGAGGTATTTGTATAGAGGTGGACTGGAGCAGACAGGCGCCTATTCAAGTCTGACCGCCCTggagagagcgagggagagagagagagagagagagagaaagaaagagagagagaacacaAAGCCCATAAAACAATGGTCAACTGTTTTTGACGTTAGCAGACTATTAATTGGAGAGCCTGGGCATGCTGTCTGCAAGTTAAAGAGATATGGGCAATTAAACGCGCTGGAGACGcgcggggaggggggggggcaacGAAGTCCCGTGAAATCAAAGAGCGGAGTAATTTTCTGTAAGTAGGGTTTTCTAAATTGTGTTTATATTATTGGTCTAAATACAATCAACGAGTTCAACAGAGCTATGACTAAACGTCTGAAAGCGGAGTGTTTCCACTGAGCGCATTTTGTGTGCCTTTAAGCCATTTGTGTGTTTCCTTGCGGCCAGAGCCGCATTTGACACTTGCCGCCCGGTTATTGTGACAGAACCGCTAAGGGGGGGATTTGGTAAGCAGAGGAGAAGAACGGCAGCATGCCAgcgaaggaggaagagaaggagcGGGAGGGGAGGGGAGCAGGGGCTGCTTTCCTTACTGTCAGCTTCTTTCTTGATGATGTCTCGGGGTTTTTAGAAACTGCGTCTCTGACTCGACGGCGCCACTCAGCCGCCCCCTCTCGACTGCGCAGAATGAGGCACTTTGGGAAACAGTAACCCTTTCAGGCTCTGCCCGGAGAGTATTTTAGAAGCGTGTGAAAGGCAATACGCCGCCCTGGCTCCAGCCAGTTAGGTGCGCACCTTTTAGAAACAGACCTTGCCAGCTAGTCAGATCACTGGTTCTCAAAGTGGGGTCCGGGGAGCTCCATGTGGCCTTTGTGGGGATTCCAGGGGGGATTGGGTGCTTAAAATGTCAAGAAAGTGCTTCAttgacaagaaacaacaacattcaattGCAAGTACGCACATTTTGGCACTCTGACCATGATCACAACCGCCAGATTTCTGCACTCTTCTTCAGTGGGACGTTTACGACTTTGTTTGGAGATCTGTGTTTAAACTGAACAGAAATGTTCAGTTTGATAACTGATAACTGTCCTGAAGTTGTCATTTAATTAGATAAGCTCACATATCTCCTCGCTCAATCTGTCTGCCTGAAGTGTCAAATCCAGTCCACATCCACTAACTTTATCCCATTCTACAAATAGAAACCTTTTCAATACAGAGTTAATATAGAAGCGTCTGATGCAGCCGTATGTTAAAAGTGGACCGTGTGTTCTTTTTCTTACACCCAAGGGGAGAAACAGTCCTAAAATGGGTAACTGTGCTGTCTTTACTTCTCCCCCCAAAACTAGCTGGACTACAAACAGCTTTACATGCCCTGATCAAATGTgtccattttgtttttaaaaccaaTAAATCATAAAATTTCATCATGAAATTGGGTTTGTTAAATTTATAACCCTTTTATTGGCTATGAACAGACTTTTGACTGACATTTTATGCTGGAGgaaatcagaaaaaagaaaaacccttcCCATCAACACACTCATCATCACATTGTCCTTAAAAATGTGAAGACTCGTGTGGTCTCACCCCATCCGATGCTCAGCATCATCATCGTCTGACACCGCCCGTCTCCACATTCGTCAGCACCGACCTCCTGCGAAGTgagctacaataataaatatggtTTGGTAGATATGTGCACACTCCCTACATATCTACAGCCTCATGTGAATGTAAAATAACTCCCATATTTGCTGGCtgtaaagaaaattaaatgaaagccTGGAGGCAATTAGGATGGGGATGATAGGGGAGTAGGTGGGAGGAGGGGGTGACATGCTTAGTGGTAAAGATGATGAGTCTGTGTCTGCCTGATGATAGTCAATTATTCTGATGGATTGTGGTCTGATTGggagtgactgtgtgtgtgggtgggtggtaAAGGGTTTGAAGTGACACATCCTTACCTGTGCGGACACATCTTTATAGAAGAATACGTGTGCAAGTGAGCGTGCATACTGATTGCATGTATGCATAAAATCTTCCACAGGCACATGCACAACtccagtgcatgtgtgtgtgtgtgtgtgtgtgtgtgtgtgtgtgtgtgtgtgtgtgtgtgtgtgtgtgtgtgtgtgtgtgtgtgtatgcagtgggctgacagacagacagagatggaGACGAGGGTCTGTGGCTGTGAGTAAGGCCCAAACCTCATAGTTGTAAAAGCCAGTGAGTCAGCACTGGTGAGGTTATTGATGATGACAGGGTATTAGATTGAGCACTGGGAGGAGggagggcacacacacacacacacacacatatacacacacgcacacgttCATACACACACGCTTTCACCGCAGATGATACCCAGAATTCCATCACACCATCATCCATGGCTTGCGGTGTGTGatggtatgtgtgtgtataggtGTCAAGCATTTGTTCATGTTGTACACGAGTTCTGTCTGGTAAGTGTGCCTGCAGagcgtgtgtgagagagaagagCAGAAGCCACTGTGACAGTGGGTTTTCCAGGTCCCCGTTTCTCTCAAATGCCTGAAATGGATGTCTGTGTTTTCATATGTGCGGCCAGTTTAAGATGGGAAGTCTTCAAGGAACTCACAGATGCCTCTCAGCAAACCTCTGCCGGGCTGATCCAGTTTTTATGATGCCAGCCATCCATCGCAGCGAGAGCTCGCAAAACCTGACCTGGAGTCAGTAGCAGTGGGCGTAGAATTCATAACATGCCATTGCATCAACACAGTGGCCCATCTTTGCAGACAAACAACAGGTGACTGTAGTCAAATAACAGGTGTTTGTAATCAAACTCCAGCCATTGCCAGCAAGTGGTGCTTATGGTAATTAAGCAGAAAGCTGGGAGATGAGCGCAGTGCTACTAAGAGTCATGAATGCATTCATTAATACAGGTCTGCAGACTCTGAAAACTGGATTGCTGCTACTTTTGGTCTGGATGTTAAGTTCAACTGCATAGCTTCAAATCAGAAGAGTGCAAATGCCTTCTTTTGTTAAAAACCATCCTCTTACAGCAGTGGCCCCCAGACTTTTTTATCTAACATACCTCACAGGCACGTCAGATAGACTCAAGAAGCCCCTCATCAGTACCACTTACTTGAACTAAGCTCCAGTTGTATCTACACTTCTTCCAGCTTACCTTTCACTCCTAGTGATGGCATTCAGCTCACCCAGGGTTAGTGAACTTTATCAACTGTTTATTCATACTGTTTCTTTATTATGCcaatcattcattcatttacttATATTACTGATCAATGGAACATCTATTCATTATGCTTAGTGACCACTCTCACGAGCTGTGGCCAATAGTGTCAGCTAAACCTCTACCAAATATTCCTCTCTATTTATTCAAAGTGTTCAACTAGTTTTTCAAATGTTTAGACAATCCATGCATTTCTCTAAcaattttatgtgtttatttctcaTTTCTGCTGATTAGCGCACCTTCAATTAATAACTTCCTGCTTATTCATAGATATATCTAGTGTTTAACTAATGGCTCAGTCACTAGAGTCAAAATAGGACAGTGACCTCCTtgagaacaggaaaaaaaatcaacggTTGCGCTGTGTTTGCATtgaatttttgtattttttattgtttgtttgcttttggagaTTATTGTACTATGATGCAACAACTAAATGGTTGCCCAGGGGTTGAGCGTGCAGGACCCTTAACCTCTGGCCGACGACTGTCAACTGCAAGGTGATTGCAGCGCTCATGTGatgggaggcaacctgtctccaaacagttGTCGTCTGACTCCGACTGGCTGCAATCATtctcagacagattggtgaGTGTTTGAAAATAATTGCCGTCTAATTTATAAACGCAAACAGGTTGCAATCAACCTGCATGAGTCAGTGAGTGGAACTTATCTGCAGCCTGTCCCTTTAATATGGGGGACTCTACTCAACTGGTTGAAAAGTGGTGCTATTCTGGTTTTGTTTCTTATTTAAAAGCACGGTTACCGAGCACTTATGTCTTTTTTTCCAGTTAAAAATTGGCATCCTGC
This sequence is a window from Pelmatolapia mariae isolate MD_Pm_ZW linkage group LG8, Pm_UMD_F_2, whole genome shotgun sequence. Protein-coding genes within it:
- the nog2 gene encoding noggin-2 yields the protein MGFSQTLFVYALVCVHLGVSQHYLRLRPSPSDHLPVPDLKEDPDPEYDPREQDLVERTLRKRLGSNFDPNFMSISPPMLVNFSAPDNQVKPQGPMPNDIKKLDLTETPYGKRVKVGKKARRKFLQWLWTYTHCPVVYTWKDLGVRFWPRYIKEGNCFSERSCSFPEGMSCKPVKSITKIFLRWYCQGFLKQKYCTWIQVQYPIISECKCSC